The sequence agattaggttggatggggctctgagcaaccagatctagttgaagatgtccctactcattgcagggtgggggttggactagatgacctttaagggtcccttcaacccaacctattctatgtttctatatgCATGTATGCATGTTGTACAATACACCTGCTATGCTCTGGCTTTGCCATACCCTCTTTTCAGAACTGTTCTGCGTTTTAGATGGCAAAACACTCCTGTTCAGTGGATGATTTTGCAACTTACCATTAATTCTTCAGAACACACTTTCAACAAATAGTCTGCTGTCCACAGAGCCCTGGGAGTTTGCAGACTATTTTAAAGGGCTTATaaaattttgaggaaaataaaattttgaggAAAGCAAGACTGCCTAAAGGCTTAAAATCTCTGTAAAAAGGAATGGATTTTTACTGAAAATGGTTAGGCATCTGTAAATCAAGAAAGGCCAAAAACTTCCAATATGAAGAAGTTCCAGATAAGAGAGTTCATTATATGAATTTGAGGATGACTAacaaattttaacaaattttaaCACAATTCTCTGCACAGAGCAATGCAGCTCCACTAGTTTTTACATTTATATGTGCAAGAAAGCATACACAGATCtttaaagagcaaagaaagagtTGGCAACATCTGAAGTGCTTCCTTTATAATGTAAGGTACCAGAGCTTTGCTCCTCCATCTAACAGAAGTTTTTCagcttattttggttttgttacattTCAGTGACACAATGGAccctgggagcagaggaagaattCACTGCAACATGAGACTCACCTGCTCTCTGCTAATCATGGGAGCGTTCTGTGTGACACCTTCCCTCTGCCATAGCCAAATTGATCCACTAGCTCTTGGGAGAGCAGACCCCCAGTGTTGGGAATCCTCCTCAGCTGTCTTACTGGAGATGAGGAAGCCTCGTATTTCTGACTCTGTCAGTGGCTTTTGGGACTTCATGATCTTCCTGAAATCATCAGAGAACTTGAAACATGGGGCTCTGTTTTGGGACCTGGCTCAGCTCTTCTGGGATATC comes from Numenius arquata chromosome 3, bNumArq3.hap1.1, whole genome shotgun sequence and encodes:
- the FAM237A gene encoding protein FAM237A produces the protein MDPGSRGRIHCNMRLTCSLLIMGAFCVTPSLCHSQIDPLALGRADPQCWESSSAVLLEMRKPRISDSVSGFWDFMIFLKSSENLKHGALFWDLAQLFWDIYVDCVLSRTHGLGRRQLAEAEQKISTLHSQFTGKNQGIFSHIQRSPVLKKKNLFEDLNIHMHKSRSTLLGRIIEELGKKRK